TCTGCTGATGGAGGGGACGCTAGGCCGATGGAGGAGGAGCTGCGAGCCGGCGGAGCGGAGGCAGGGCAGGACATCCTTCCCGGGGGCGGGGCTTGGCCAGAGGTGGCGCTTGGGGTTCGGCCCAATTTTCCTGGTGGGGCGCGAGGGGCGGCCGTGGAGGCGGGGCCTAGAGCGCGGAGCCTCGCTCTCCGCCCGAGCCTGGCGGGAGCCGCCGCTGCAGCCTGAGACGCAGCCCGAGCTGCCGGGAGCCGGAGCTGGAGCGCAGGCCCAGCCGGAGCCGAGCTGAGCCGAGCTCGCCGCCTGGCACCGGCCGGAGCGCGGGCCGGCCTGTCAGCTACCCGCAGGCCCAGGGCACTATTGGAGGCAGCGAGCCCCCCCACCGGCACCACGGGGCGCGGGAGCCCTCATCGCCCCCGCCGGGCTTGAGCACGCAGGAGGTCCCGCGGTCTGGACCGAAGAGAAAAAGGACGGAGGATTCCATGTAAGCCTAGCGTTGGCACTAGTAGGGGAGAAGCGTGGAGACGTCCCTGGCATGGGGCAGAGGTGCCCGACGCCTACTAGGCCAGGCTTGAGCCCCTGAGAGCCAGGCATCCCAGCAACAGCGACTTGGGCTCTGACCTGCCTGAGCAGGAAACGCAGCTTAGCTCCTGGCCCCGGGCTGGCGCAAGCCAGGCACAAGAAGCAGTGCCCTCACCTGTCTGAGACCCGGTGGCATTCCAGGAACCCAGGTCTGGCCTGACCCGAAGTGGGGCTCTCTGGTGGCCCAGAGCTGGTCACCGGGGAGCCGGCCTCCCGCGCCAGCCCCCCTGGTACGGATGTGCCGCTGCCCACCGGAGCACCATGACAGCAGGATGACCTCAGCTGAGGCAGTGGCAGTGTCTGGTGGGGCGCGGTTGGCTGGGTCCCCAGATTGGCCCCCCGAcacccctcaggccctggggcggCCTGGCCGGGCCCGGGTGGCCATGGCGGCACTGGTGTGGCTGCTGTCGGGAGCCAGCATGTCCAGCCTCAACAAGTGGATTTTCACGGTGCACGGCTTCGGGCGGCCCCTGCTGCTCTCGGCGCTGCACATGCTGGCAGCAGCACTGGTGTGCCACCGGGGGGCACGGCGCCCCATGCCCGGCCGCACCCATTGTCAAGTGCTGTTGCTCAGCCTCACCTTTGGCACCTCGATGGCCTGCGGCAACGTGGGCCTGAGCGCTGTGCCCCTGGACCTGGCGCAGCTGGCgaccaccaccaccccactgaTCACGCTGGCCCTGTCAGCCCTGCTGCTTGGCCGGCGCCACCACCCGCTGCAGTTTGCCGCCATGGGCCCGctctgcctgggggctgcctgcaGCCTGGCTGGAGAGCTCCGGACACCCCCCGCCGGCTGTGGTTTCCTGCTGGCAGCCACCTGCCTCCGTGGCCTCAAGTCCATTCAGCAGAGTGAGTACCCAGGTCGCTGGCTGAGAAGGTGGGGGCCGGGGTGGGAGCATGGCCTTGGAGGCCCTTGAGgtcattatcccattttacagatgaagcaacTGAGGTGTGTGGCTTTGGAGGAGGCagggactgaggctcagaaagggccAGCAGCTCAGTGAGTTCCAGGCCCCAAACTTAGGCTCTACAGGCTCAACCAGGATTTAGTAAGAGTTGCTGCCTAGATCTGTGGCCCATGTTTTGTCAAGTCCT
The genomic region above belongs to Camelus bactrianus isolate YW-2024 breed Bactrian camel chromosome 32, ASM4877302v1, whole genome shotgun sequence and contains:
- the SLC35E4 gene encoding solute carrier family 35 member E4, with the translated sequence MCRCPPEHHDSRMTSAEAVAVSGGARLAGSPDWPPDTPQALGRPGRARVAMAALVWLLSGASMSSLNKWIFTVHGFGRPLLLSALHMLAAALVCHRGARRPMPGRTHCQVLLLSLTFGTSMACGNVGLSAVPLDLAQLATTTTPLITLALSALLLGRRHHPLQFAAMGPLCLGAACSLAGELRTPPAGCGFLLAATCLRGLKSIQQSALLQEERLDAMTLLYATSLPSFCLLAGAALVLEAGVAPPPAPTDSHLWACILLSCLLSVLYNLASFSLLALTSALTVHVLGNLTVVGNLVLSRILFGSCLSALSYVGIALTLSGMFLYHNCEFVASWAAHRGFWWRDQPGKGL